In one window of Tellurirhabdus rosea DNA:
- the ung gene encoding uracil-DNA glycosylase — translation MKVVIEPSWQQRLHDEFEKPYFPKLAEFVRQEYSTQRCYPPGKLIFNAFDQCPFDAVRVVILGQDPYHGEGQANGLAFSVSDGITKPPSLVNIFKEIQDDLGKPVPKSGNLERWAVQGVLLLNATLTVRAGQAGSHQGKGWEAFTDAAIKHVSDEKENVVFLLWGAYAQKKGAIIDSSKHLVLTSKHPSPMAAQWGGWFGNKHFSQTNEYLRSKGLGEIDW, via the coding sequence ATGAAAGTTGTCATTGAGCCTTCCTGGCAGCAGCGCCTGCACGACGAGTTCGAAAAGCCCTATTTCCCCAAATTAGCCGAGTTTGTCCGGCAGGAATATTCCACCCAGCGTTGTTATCCACCGGGTAAGCTGATTTTCAATGCCTTCGACCAGTGTCCTTTCGACGCGGTCAGGGTGGTGATTCTGGGCCAGGACCCGTACCACGGCGAGGGGCAGGCCAACGGACTGGCCTTTTCGGTCAGCGACGGCATCACCAAGCCGCCTTCGCTGGTGAATATCTTCAAAGAAATTCAGGACGATCTCGGGAAGCCCGTTCCCAAATCGGGTAATCTAGAACGCTGGGCCGTACAAGGCGTGCTGTTGCTCAACGCCACGCTAACCGTCCGGGCGGGCCAGGCCGGGTCGCACCAGGGCAAGGGCTGGGAAGCGTTTACGGACGCCGCCATCAAACACGTTTCCGACGAAAAAGAAAATGTGGTTTTCCTGCTCTGGGGCGCTTACGCGCAAAAAAAAGGAGCCATCATCGACAGCTCCAAACACCTGGTCCTGACCTCCAAACACCCTTCTCCAATGGCCGCGCAATGGGGCGGCTGGTTCGGCAACAAGCACTTCAGCCAAACCAACGAGTATCTGCGGAGCAAGGGGCTGGGGGAGATTGATTGGTAG
- the lepB gene encoding signal peptidase I, translated as MAIIKQENKTKPAVKNKSVVREWLDSIVFAVVAATLIRWLFMEAFTIPTPSMEKSLLVGDFLFVSKLHYGTRTPKTPLQVPLTHQKIWGTDIPSYSTAIQLPQYRLPGFSSVKHGDVVVFNYPPESEYPTDLRTNYIKRCIGLPGDVVEVRHRQVFVNGKAAENPTEMQFSYFIRTNGYELDENFFRKYNIVNDFRDPSSPTLNWQPVTEQADSANAGKLIGYRVVTTDQTAQQFKQFDWCKEVVAYEETPQPGQPSMSGLYDGGKYNWTVDNFGPLTVPKKGVTVQLDAKNILFYGPVIQRFEGHEKVDLTANSVSIDGKAITSYTFQQDYFFMMGDNRHNSYDSRFWGFVPEDHIVGKAVFIWMSVDPNPDGFLNKIRWNRLFNIID; from the coding sequence ATGGCAATTATCAAACAGGAAAACAAAACTAAACCCGCCGTAAAAAATAAATCGGTCGTCCGCGAGTGGCTGGATTCCATCGTGTTTGCGGTCGTGGCGGCAACCCTGATCCGCTGGCTGTTCATGGAGGCGTTTACCATCCCGACGCCCTCGATGGAAAAGAGCCTCCTGGTGGGCGATTTTTTGTTTGTCAGTAAACTGCATTACGGAACCCGGACGCCCAAAACGCCCCTTCAGGTCCCGCTGACCCACCAGAAAATCTGGGGCACCGACATTCCCTCCTATTCTACGGCCATTCAGCTGCCGCAGTACCGGCTACCGGGCTTTTCGAGCGTGAAGCACGGCGACGTGGTGGTGTTCAACTACCCGCCCGAAAGCGAATACCCGACCGACCTGCGGACCAACTACATCAAACGCTGCATCGGTCTGCCGGGCGACGTGGTCGAAGTGCGCCACCGGCAAGTCTTCGTCAACGGAAAAGCCGCCGAAAACCCGACAGAAATGCAGTTCTCGTATTTCATCCGGACAAACGGCTACGAACTGGACGAGAATTTTTTCCGGAAATACAACATCGTCAACGACTTCCGCGACCCCAGCAGCCCGACGCTCAACTGGCAGCCCGTTACCGAGCAGGCCGATTCGGCGAACGCCGGTAAGCTGATCGGCTACCGCGTCGTGACGACCGACCAGACGGCCCAGCAGTTCAAACAGTTCGACTGGTGCAAGGAAGTGGTGGCCTACGAGGAAACGCCGCAGCCGGGTCAGCCGTCGATGTCGGGTCTGTACGACGGCGGCAAATACAACTGGACGGTTGACAATTTTGGTCCGCTGACGGTGCCCAAAAAAGGCGTTACCGTTCAACTCGACGCCAAAAACATCCTGTTCTACGGCCCGGTCATCCAGCGTTTTGAAGGGCACGAAAAGGTAGACCTGACCGCCAACTCGGTTTCCATCGACGGCAAGGCCATCACGTCGTACACCTTCCAGCAGGATTACTTTTTCATGATGGGGGACAACCGCCACAACTCCTACGACTCCCGTTTCTGGGGCTTCGTCCCCGAAGACCATATCGTCGGCAAAGCCGTCTTCATCTGGATGTCCGTCGATCCCAACCCGGACGGATTCCTGAACAAGATCCGGTGGAACCGGCTGTTCAATATTATTGATTGA
- the dapB gene encoding 4-hydroxy-tetrahydrodipicolinate reductase, producing the protein MNILLLGYGKMGRTIEQLALQRGHTIAGRIDLSNRADMDALGRDDVDAVIEFSSPEAAVDNLKYCLQKGWPVVCGTTGWLSHQAEIEELTRQTGGAFFYASNYSIGVNLFFRLNKVLAQFMRNYPSYHVSMTEVHHTEKKDAPSGTAITLAEGILENLPHKNRWAHQAADSHGNAADELPIESLREGTVPGTHVIRYVSDVDTLEIRHEAHSRQGFALGAVVAAEWLAGRSGIFGMDDLLA; encoded by the coding sequence ATGAATATCCTCCTCCTTGGCTACGGCAAAATGGGCCGTACGATTGAACAGCTTGCCCTCCAGCGGGGGCACACCATTGCCGGACGCATCGACCTGAGCAACCGCGCCGACATGGACGCCCTGGGCCGCGACGACGTGGACGCCGTCATTGAATTCAGCTCGCCGGAAGCCGCCGTTGACAATCTGAAATATTGCCTGCAGAAAGGCTGGCCGGTGGTGTGCGGCACAACGGGCTGGCTGAGCCACCAGGCCGAAATCGAAGAGCTCACGCGGCAGACAGGCGGTGCCTTTTTTTACGCCTCCAACTACAGCATCGGCGTGAATCTGTTTTTCCGGCTTAATAAGGTTTTGGCGCAGTTCATGCGCAATTACCCGTCCTACCACGTGTCGATGACGGAAGTTCATCATACCGAGAAGAAGGACGCGCCGAGCGGCACGGCTATCACCCTGGCCGAGGGAATTCTGGAAAATCTGCCGCACAAAAACCGCTGGGCGCACCAGGCCGCCGACTCGCACGGCAATGCCGCGGACGAGCTACCCATCGAATCGCTGCGGGAGGGCACCGTGCCGGGAACGCACGTTATCCGCTACGTTTCGGACGTGGACACGCTGGAAATCAGACACGAAGCCCACAGTCGGCAGGGCTTTGCGCTCGGGGCCGTGGTGGCGGCGGAATGGCTCGCCGGACGCAGCGGAATTTTCGGCATGGATGATTTGCTGGCCTGA